One genomic region from Actinocatenispora thailandica encodes:
- a CDS encoding amidohydrolase family protein: MIDAHHHLWDPDLGYSWLDAPELTAIRRPFTADDLRAELGAHGVSRTVLVEGGCCRAGEVPRHLAIAAATPEIAGVVAWADLTDPHLATTLAGYRTLPGADKLVGIRDQVQGRADADFLDTAEAHAGLAAIAASGLAFDLVVRVDQLPAAARAAAAHPDLRFVLDHLGKPRISAGAAGLAEWRTAIAPLAACGNATAKLSGLVTEADWGRWSVADLRPYVAAAIEAFGADRLMFGSDWPVCTTAASYGQVLTALRAALPTETTDTEREAIFGTTARTTYRLEA, from the coding sequence GTGATCGATGCACACCACCACCTCTGGGACCCCGACCTGGGCTACAGCTGGCTGGACGCGCCCGAACTCACCGCGATCCGGCGCCCGTTCACCGCGGACGACCTGCGTGCCGAACTCGGTGCGCACGGTGTGTCGCGCACCGTGCTGGTCGAGGGCGGCTGCTGCCGGGCCGGCGAGGTGCCCCGCCACCTCGCCATCGCCGCGGCCACCCCGGAGATCGCCGGCGTCGTCGCCTGGGCCGACCTGACCGACCCCCACCTCGCGACGACCCTCGCCGGCTACCGCACCCTGCCCGGTGCGGACAAGCTCGTCGGCATCCGAGACCAGGTGCAGGGGCGGGCCGACGCCGACTTCCTGGACACCGCCGAGGCCCACGCCGGGCTCGCCGCGATCGCCGCCAGCGGACTCGCCTTCGACCTCGTCGTCCGGGTCGACCAACTGCCCGCCGCCGCCCGCGCCGCCGCCGCCCATCCCGACCTGCGGTTCGTGCTCGACCACCTGGGCAAGCCGCGCATCAGCGCCGGGGCGGCCGGGCTCGCCGAATGGCGTACCGCGATCGCGCCGCTCGCCGCCTGCGGCAACGCCACCGCGAAGCTGTCCGGGCTGGTCACCGAGGCGGACTGGGGCCGCTGGAGCGTCGCCGACCTGCGCCCGTACGTGGCCGCCGCGATCGAGGCGTTCGGCGCCGACCGGCTGATGTTCGGCTCCGACTGGCCGGTGTGCACCACCGCCGCGAGCTACGGCCAGGTGCTGACCGCGCTGCGCGCCGCGCTGCCCACCGAGACGACCGACACCGAGCGCGAGGCCATCTTCGGCACCACCGCGCGGACCACCTACCGACTGGAGGCATGA
- a CDS encoding enolase C-terminal domain-like protein, whose amino-acid sequence MATITAVDTVDIRFPTSRELDGSDAMNPDPDYSASYVVLRTDDPAVPDGHGFTFTIGRGNDVVCAAIGALAPLVIGTDVAALCADPGEFGRRLTHDSQFRWLGPEKGVMHLAAAGILNAAWDLAGKCAGKPVWRLLAEMSPEQLVDLVDWRYLTDALTPDEALQLLRDKVPGRAERTAALLADGYPAYTTSPGWLGYPDDKVVRLAKQAVADGFGQIKLKVGADLDDDIRRFAAARAAVGPDLPIAVDANQRWDVPAAIEWMAALAPFTPHWIEEPTSPDDILGHAAIRRAVAPTLVATGEHVHNRVMFKQLLQAQAVDIVQIDAARVGGVNENVAILLLAAKFGVPVCPHAGGVGLCELVRHLSMFDYVAVSGSLTGRVIEYVDHLHEHFVDPAVIERGCYRAPTAAGFSTEIRPESIARYRYPDGPAWR is encoded by the coding sequence ATGGCGACGATCACCGCGGTGGACACCGTGGACATCCGGTTCCCCACCTCGCGGGAACTGGACGGCTCCGACGCGATGAACCCCGATCCCGACTACTCCGCCTCGTACGTGGTGCTGCGCACCGACGACCCGGCGGTACCGGACGGGCACGGGTTCACGTTCACCATCGGCCGTGGCAACGACGTGGTGTGCGCCGCGATCGGTGCGCTGGCACCGCTGGTGATCGGCACCGACGTGGCCGCGCTGTGCGCCGACCCGGGCGAGTTCGGGCGGCGGCTGACGCACGACTCGCAGTTCCGCTGGCTCGGCCCGGAGAAGGGCGTCATGCACCTCGCCGCCGCCGGCATCCTCAACGCCGCCTGGGACCTCGCCGGAAAGTGCGCCGGCAAGCCGGTGTGGCGGCTGCTCGCCGAAATGTCACCGGAGCAGCTGGTCGACCTGGTCGACTGGCGCTACCTGACCGACGCGCTCACCCCCGACGAGGCGCTGCAGCTGTTGCGGGACAAGGTACCCGGCCGGGCCGAGCGGACCGCCGCGCTGCTCGCCGACGGCTACCCCGCCTACACCACCTCGCCCGGCTGGCTCGGCTACCCGGACGACAAGGTGGTCCGGCTGGCCAAGCAGGCGGTGGCCGACGGATTCGGCCAGATCAAGCTGAAGGTCGGCGCCGACCTCGACGACGACATCCGGCGGTTCGCCGCCGCCCGTGCCGCCGTCGGCCCGGACCTGCCCATCGCCGTCGACGCCAACCAGCGGTGGGACGTGCCCGCCGCGATCGAGTGGATGGCCGCCCTCGCCCCGTTCACACCACACTGGATCGAGGAACCCACCAGCCCGGACGACATCCTCGGCCACGCCGCGATCCGCCGCGCCGTGGCGCCGACGCTCGTCGCCACCGGCGAGCACGTGCACAACCGGGTGATGTTCAAACAGCTCCTGCAAGCCCAGGCGGTCGACATCGTGCAGATCGACGCCGCCCGGGTCGGCGGCGTCAACGAGAACGTCGCGATCCTGCTGCTCGCCGCGAAGTTCGGGGTGCCGGTGTGCCCGCACGCCGGCGGCGTCGGGCTGTGCGAACTGGTCCGGCACCTGTCGATGTTCGACTACGTCGCCGTGTCCGGGTCGCTGACCGGGCGGGTCATCGAGTACGTCGACCACCTGCACGAGCACTTCGTCGACCCGGCCGTGATCGAGCGTGGCTGCTACCGGGCGCCCACGGCGGCAGGGTTCTCCACCGAGATCAGGCCGGAGTCGATCGCCCGCTATCGCTACCCGGACGGGCCGGCGTGGCGCTGA
- a CDS encoding fumarylacetoacetate hydrolase family protein — MRVGAPGAERPVLRTDDERHLDLTPVTADIDGAFLAAGGVERVRAAHVAGELSEVDVAGQRVGAPIARPGAVLCIGQNYAAHAAESGSEPPTVPILFYKGSNTVVGPYDDVRIPRNSAKTDWEVELGVVIGREASYLDSPEQALAHVAGYAVSNDVSERAFQNEQSGGQWSKGKSCATFNPLGPWLVTADEVGDPQQLGLRSYVNDEPRQDSTTADMIFTVGYLIWHLSQYLVLEPGDLINTGTPQGVALSGRFPYLAAGDTMRLSIDGLGEQRQSLTNA; from the coding sequence ATGCGGGTCGGCGCACCCGGCGCCGAACGCCCGGTGCTGCGTACCGACGACGAACGCCACCTCGACCTGACACCGGTCACCGCCGACATCGACGGCGCGTTCCTCGCCGCCGGCGGCGTCGAGCGGGTCCGCGCCGCCCACGTGGCCGGCGAACTGTCCGAGGTGGACGTCGCCGGGCAGCGGGTCGGCGCGCCGATCGCCCGGCCCGGCGCCGTGCTGTGCATCGGGCAGAACTACGCCGCGCACGCCGCCGAGTCCGGCTCCGAACCGCCGACCGTGCCCATCCTGTTCTACAAGGGCAGCAACACCGTCGTCGGTCCGTACGACGACGTGCGGATCCCGCGCAACAGCGCCAAGACCGACTGGGAGGTCGAGCTCGGCGTGGTGATCGGACGCGAGGCGTCCTACCTGGACTCGCCGGAGCAGGCACTGGCGCACGTCGCCGGGTACGCGGTGTCCAACGACGTGTCCGAACGTGCCTTCCAGAACGAGCAGTCCGGCGGGCAGTGGTCCAAGGGCAAGAGCTGCGCCACGTTCAACCCGCTCGGGCCGTGGCTGGTCACCGCCGACGAGGTCGGCGACCCGCAGCAGCTGGGGCTCCGCTCGTACGTCAACGACGAGCCGCGGCAGGACTCCACCACCGCCGACATGATCTTCACCGTCGGATACCTGATCTGGCACCTGTCGCAGTACCTGGTGCTGGAGCCCGGCGACCTGATCAACACCGGTACGCCACAGGGGGTCGCGCTGTCCGGCCGGTTCCCCTACCTCGCGGCCGGCGACACGATGCGGCTGTCCATCGATGGGCTCGGCGAGCAGCGCCAGTCCCTCACCAACGCATAA